CAAAACCAGATCCACTGAGGAAGTGCCCAGGCAGGtcccagctgctcagctctttcCTTTCTATGTATTATTGGTCAGAAGATCTGAGCAATACATATTTAACATGTCTGAACTCATCCCACACACCAAAGAAGATGTCTATACTTAAGCACAAGCTCAGCACTTTGTTAGAGTGGGGCTTTAGGGGAGGCTTACTGTGtttaacaaaaaaagagaagaaaaagaaaggaaaaaaaaatgaaaaaagaaaaatactgaatgatGAATTCTGTGTATTCACACAGCCCCCCATATAGTACATAAGCCAGGAAACTTCACTCTGAAGACAGCACACTTGTGCTTCTATAAATCTGAGTGACATTTACTGTCCTGTTAAGCTGAGATAGCACTGCTCTTAATGACACAGAGAGATTAAGAAGTTTACACACTGGAAATAGAGTTATTCAGATGTTAGCTATTCTCTTTTCTGATGATCAAATCACATCAGTGGACTTTAGAAATCAACAGCTCTGTTCACATAAAGAGAAAGGATATTAAAcgaacaaacaaatgaacaggGGTAAAACCGTCTGGAACTGCTTCTGTAACTCCTCTGGAGTTAAATCTTTGGTGCTAATAGCCCCGCACCTGCTGGATTGAGAAACTGCATCTACTAGACTTTACGATTAGCTTTAGATTTACTTGTGTAGTTGTTTCATTTGGCATTAAGATTTGACATCATTACTCCAAGAGGAACAGAACTGGGTATTAATATGAAGTTAAATCAAATAATTGtcaattattttctgtactAATAGAATTTGAAGTCCTGGTAGTCCAAAAAAGCTTCCTGAGCTTAGAAACGAGGATGATGGAAGAGCAGGACAATGCTGCGAAATCCAATTGTAGGCATTAGAGCACGATACACAGGTTACAAAATCAGCAGCAAGTTTAACTGAGTTCTTCAGGGACACCAGAGGAAGCCTGGCTTCTTTTTCATCACCAGCACCACACGACTGCACAAACTTCTGCGGTTACTACAGCTCCAGGTTCACCAATCGCAAACGCTTTCTTTCAAAGACAAAGATCATCAAGCATTCTGTCCACAACGTAAACCTTTTAGCTCACTACCGCTCTCGCAGCCGCCCGCTCCAGGGGCGGCCCAATGGTGCTGAGGGAAGCCGCGGCCCGCCCCAGGGGCGGCTCCTCCCGGGCCCGGAGCTCGCTTAAAGCCGCGGCCGGGACAAGGAGGGAAGAAGCCCCACTGCCAGTGTCTGGCCATGGCCCGCGACCGCGGCTCGCCCGTGCCGTGGCAGTCCCCGGCTTCCCCCCGCCTGCCTGCAGCCGCTCTGCCGGCCGAGGCCCGCGGCTGGGGTTGGCTGGGAGCGGGGCTGTGGCCGGCGCTGGTGGTGGGGCTCCTTGCCGCCCTGGTCGCCTGGTTCTGGTACGGCGGCAACGACGGACGGGGAGAGGAGAGCGGCGAGGCGGCCTCGACGGTCCAGCAGGCGAGAGGAGAGGCGGAGGCTGCAGGTAGTGGGCTGGGGACTGCGGGCTGCCCGTGCCCACCCGCGAGGGCTCGTGTTAACCGTGTTGCTTCAACGGTGcctgtttttgttctctgttcttaGAGGACCTTCTGGTGAGCAGCGAGGAAGTGCTGCGGCAAGCAaaggctgctgctctgtccAGCCCTCAGAAACCAGGAGAGGATTTGTCGGTGACACCAGGGAGTGAACTTAACCATATTCTGAGCGATACGGTTTCCTGTAAATGTCCAGAGACGGAGCAACTGCCGCCAAAGCAGCGTGTCACCTCCTCCGAGACTGATGCTGGGCGGTGTCTGATTGATGCACGTGATGGTCAGGGAGGGGACTTGAGACCACAGGTGGGACAGGCAGGTGAGGGATGGTGTGTGATGAATTTGGCAGGAGCCTCTGGTGAGGTTTGTAAGGACAAAAGTGAGGGGCAGGTCTGCCAGCAAGCTGAGAGCCGTGACTTGGACCATGAAGATTGGGAAGTTGTTTCTGAGCACCTGGACTGGGGGGAGGCTGGTCAGAATGGCAGCGTGGAAGACTCGGACAGCAAAGAATGGGAGCAAGGAGACTGCTCTGATGGGGACTTGAAAGCAAAGAgagttgcagcagtgcccccaATGTTTCAAAATATCCACGTGACTTTCCGTGTGCACTACATCACACACTCTGGTGCACAGCTGATTGGTGTTACCGGTGACCATGAGTGTCTAGGCCAGTGGCACAGTTACGTTCCTCTCAAGTATGACAAGGATGGCTTCTGGTCTCAGTCTGTTACCTTGCCGGTGGACACCAAAGTAGAGTGGAAATTTATCTTGGTGGAAAACGGGAAGGTCACACGTTGGGAAGAATGCAGTAATAGAACCCTAGTGACCGAACATGAAGATCAAATCGCTCATCAGTGGTGGGGATACCACTGACTGGATTTTGGATGCTGCTTATCTAAACCTGCTTAGATTAATCGCAGAGCCCTAAACTTTCTCCCTCTTCAGTAGGATTCCTTCATGACTGTGCAGCTCTGTAAGTCCCATGTCAAACCTAATTAAACTGTGAGCAGTAGATCATGGTCATCCCCCTATTTAGGAAGTCATTTGGCAACTGAAAAATCAACCCTGGCCATCTCATGAAGATGTGCTGAGTAGGATACGAAGGCATGTCCAGCATTCTGAGCTGCTGTCACCTGTCTGGATAATTCTGGACCCTGGACTTGAGTTTGTGCTGCTTTGAGTGGGGCTATGGGATGTGCTGATGGCTTAGGGCTTTAAAAGCATACTAGGAAGTGTGGTTACCTACACTGTAAGATGAACTTAAATGTTTTAACTTATGTAATGTATCAAGTAAGCAATAAACACTTTCAGACTGATGGTCCTTTATAACACGACCTGTGAACTGACTATAAATTGCATAGAACAGATTTAGGTTCCTTGACTGGAAATCTTAGTGCTAAATGACTCCTGAGAAGTAACAGGCACTCTTTAGAGCAACAGTGGTTTAAGTACTTTGTTTCTTACCCCCTGCTCTCTAGGAAGCACCCCAGCTCAAAGGAAAGCTTGGCagatgcatttaattttttcagtTGTATCATCACAGTGAGATGGAGAACAAAGGTCAGAAATGACTGTCTGGGCTTAATAAATTACTTTGTCAGAGTGGGagcaggctttaaaaaaaacacaaaaccaaacagaactAAAGCTGCTGTAATAAACAAGGGCTAGGGTTCTTCCTGAAATAGTTACATGGCATATGCTGcttatgaaaacattaaacTATAGTTAAAAAATACTTGGAATACTTGTTTTAAGACTAGTCTTTACTTTGTGAAAACTTATGTAGCCTTCTAAGTAAGCCAGAGCACACAGAACACTTCCAGCATCAACTggttgcttctgttttgtaaaaATAAGATACCTGCTCCTCTGGCTGCTTTTCATATTGTTAGTTCTAAATATGATGCAGGTTGCAGCAAGCTCTTCTCAAAAATGAGGAACCTGGTTTGCAAGTATCCCTTCACAACTATTCAGCTCTGAAGAGGATAGTTTCATTGCAGGT
This DNA window, taken from Excalfactoria chinensis isolate bCotChi1 chromosome 4, bCotChi1.hap2, whole genome shotgun sequence, encodes the following:
- the STBD1 gene encoding starch-binding domain-containing protein 1; protein product: MARDRGSPVPWQSPASPRLPAAALPAEARGWGWLGAGLWPALVVGLLAALVAWFWYGGNDGRGEESGEAASTVQQARGEAEAAEDLLVSSEEVLRQAKAAALSSPQKPGEDLSVTPGSELNHILSDTVSCKCPETEQLPPKQRVTSSETDAGRCLIDARDGQGGDLRPQVGQAGEGWCVMNLAGASGEVCKDKSEGQVCQQAESRDLDHEDWEVVSEHLDWGEAGQNGSVEDSDSKEWEQGDCSDGDLKAKRVAAVPPMFQNIHVTFRVHYITHSGAQLIGVTGDHECLGQWHSYVPLKYDKDGFWSQSVTLPVDTKVEWKFILVENGKVTRWEECSNRTLVTEHEDQIAHQWWGYH